A window of the bacterium genome harbors these coding sequences:
- a CDS encoding RES family NAD+ phosphorylase gives MTMIEGSAWRVYPGGRDPMHFNKRDGRFNDPRTQYGVGVLYASQTDVGAFVERLLLAPGPLGGEGAAGAGVPVSATALRNFALAAVTFTRPITCVDLRTSNGLRQIGAGASLLSAPHAISQQWSRPIFLHPSAPEGIVWNSRVGEDIVSLGIHERAKPKIAARSLGALIGHRRLLAEVIRRFGAVIVPA, from the coding sequence ATGACGATGATCGAAGGTTCGGCCTGGCGCGTGTACCCCGGCGGTCGCGATCCCATGCACTTCAACAAGCGGGACGGCCGCTTCAACGATCCGCGGACGCAGTACGGGGTGGGGGTGCTCTACGCATCCCAAACCGACGTGGGCGCCTTTGTGGAACGTCTCCTGCTGGCGCCCGGCCCGCTCGGCGGTGAGGGCGCGGCGGGCGCAGGCGTCCCCGTTTCCGCGACCGCCCTCCGGAACTTCGCGCTCGCCGCGGTCACCTTCACAAGACCGATCACGTGTGTCGACCTGCGGACATCGAACGGCCTCAGGCAGATCGGCGCGGGCGCGTCGCTGCTCAGCGCCCCGCATGCGATATCACAACAGTGGTCGCGGCCGATTTTTCTTCATCCCAGCGCTCCGGAGGGCATCGTATGGAATTCACGCGTCGGAGAGGACATCGTCTCCCTCGGGATTCACGAGCGGGCGAAGCCTAAAATCGCCGCCCGAAGTCTCGGCGCGCTGATCGGCCATCGGCGGCTGCTGGCGGAGGTCATCCGGCGGTTCGGCGCCGTCATCGTCCCGGCATGA